The window GTACCCCGCCGCCACACTGCCGGTCACGGTGGGCAACTGGGTGGCGGAGCCGTCGCTGAACACGTTGTCGCGGCTCAGGCTCGTCTGGGCCAGGTTGCGGGTGCTGCCCACGTAGGCGGCCTGGGTATACACCTGGGCGCACATGTCCTGCGGCAGGGCCAGCTGCGAGGTCTGAATCTTGGTGCTGGCGTTCGTGGCACTGGTCAGGGTCGGGTAAACCTCAAAGTGAATGTGTGGCCAGCGCCCGGCGTAGCAGCCCGGCACGATGGTCTGGAAGGTCACGGTGCCGTCAGCGTCTGCCACCTGCACCCCCCGTAGGAAGTCCTCACCCACCGCCGAGCCGCTGTACATCGAATACTGGCCGTCGGCGGTGCAGTGCCAGGCGTAGACCGCGTAGCCTGCCAGGGGCGCGCAGCTGGCGTTCACGTTTACCAGTTTCAGGGTCAGGGTCAGCGGCACGCCCGCCGCCGTGTTGCCCGTGCCCAGGCTGGTGCGCAGGTCGCGGCGCACGATCCCGCTGCGGGTCAGCACATTCAGTGACTGACCCGAGGCCACCGAGCCGTCGGCGGGGTACGGCCCAGCAGTCTCTGAAGGAATGGCGCTGGGGCAGGCGTCCGTGCCTGGCGTGGTCGGTGTCGTTGGCGTCGTGGGGGTGGTCGGCGTGCCGGTGGTGGGGGTGGTGGCCGCCACGCCGCAGCCCACCAGCAGGCCAATACCCAGCAGGCCCAGGCCAATCACCTTTCGCCGGTCAACCACCGGACGCAGAATCATGTTGGTGTCGGCCTGCAGGCCCAGGTTGTTCAGGTCGTCATGGTGGTCGTGGTCGTCGGCGGGGTAGGGACGGATGGGGTTCATGGAGGCCTCCTGTGTGGGGGTGCTCGGCTCTTGCCACGCCCCCTTTGCTCTTGCTCCGCACAGTACGGAGGGCCGGTTAAAGGACTGAGAAAGCCGGAGAGGCCGGGCGGCGGCGGGTCTCATGGGAGGCCGGTAGCCT of the Deinococcus betulae genome contains:
- a CDS encoding intradiol ring-cleavage dioxygenase; the encoded protein is MNPIRPYPADDHDHHDDLNNLGLQADTNMILRPVVDRRKVIGLGLLGIGLLVGCGVAATTPTTGTPTTPTTPTTPTTPGTDACPSAIPSETAGPYPADGSVASGQSLNVLTRSGIVRRDLRTSLGTGNTAAGVPLTLTLKLVNVNASCAPLAGYAVYAWHCTADGQYSMYSGSAVGEDFLRGVQVADADGTVTFQTIVPGCYAGRWPHIHFEVYPTLTSATNASTKIQTSQLALPQDMCAQVYTQAAYVGSTRNLAQTSLSRDNVFSDGSATQLPTVTGSVAAGYTANLTVGLAR